Proteins found in one Cetobacterium somerae genomic segment:
- a CDS encoding MalY/PatB family protein codes for MNFDEIINRKGTYCTQWDYIEDRFGPGTKDLTPFSISDTDFKCPQEILDAIVERTTHGIFGYSRWNHEDYKGAIKNWYKTRYSTEINSDWVVYSPNVIYSISMLLEELLGKNGKVMTHTPRYDGFTKILKPYDLFEVTLKEDENGEFHTDFSVIEEGFKNGVKAFLLCNPENPVGKVWKYEELKELIELCEKYDVVLISDDIHMDIARREVTPVLKIDTKRCLIVSSASKTFNTPALGGSYAIIPQDDIREKFVTHLKEVDSLSSPTIFGVLSTMVAYNSCGYWVDELNSYLTKNCEYVEKELNGFYGIKANIPEGTYLMWIDLKDCNIDMDRFKKALIEDGKVAIMSGEAYGDKNRIRLNVGCPLSKVKIAVEGIKRAIEKVR; via the coding sequence ATGAATTTTGATGAAATTATAAATAGAAAAGGAACTTACTGTACTCAGTGGGATTATATAGAGGATAGATTTGGACCTGGAACAAAGGATTTAACTCCATTTTCTATCTCTGATACAGATTTCAAATGTCCTCAAGAGATTTTAGATGCAATAGTAGAAAGAACAACTCATGGAATTTTTGGATACTCACGTTGGAATCATGAGGATTATAAAGGGGCTATAAAAAACTGGTATAAAACTAGATATTCTACAGAGATAAATAGTGATTGGGTTGTATATTCGCCAAATGTAATCTATAGTATCTCTATGCTACTAGAGGAGCTACTTGGAAAAAATGGAAAAGTTATGACTCACACTCCAAGATATGATGGGTTTACAAAAATTTTAAAACCATATGACCTTTTTGAAGTAACTTTAAAAGAGGATGAGAATGGAGAGTTTCATACAGATTTTTCTGTAATAGAAGAGGGATTTAAAAATGGAGTTAAAGCGTTTTTGCTTTGCAATCCTGAAAATCCAGTTGGAAAGGTTTGGAAGTATGAGGAGTTAAAAGAACTTATAGAACTATGTGAAAAGTATGATGTAGTTTTAATCTCAGATGATATTCATATGGATATAGCTAGAAGAGAGGTAACTCCAGTGTTAAAAATAGACACGAAGAGATGTTTAATTGTAAGTTCAGCATCAAAAACTTTTAATACACCAGCTCTTGGAGGATCATATGCAATAATTCCTCAAGATGATATTAGAGAAAAGTTTGTAACACATTTAAAAGAGGTAGACTCACTATCATCTCCAACAATTTTTGGAGTGCTATCAACAATGGTTGCATATAATAGTTGTGGATACTGGGTGGATGAGTTAAATAGTTACCTAACTAAAAATTGTGAGTATGTGGAAAAAGAATTAAATGGATTTTATGGAATTAAAGCTAATATTCCAGAGGGAACATATCTTATGTGGATAGATTTAAAAGATTGTAATATAGATATGGATAGATTTAAAAAGGCACTTATTGAAGATGGAAAAGTGGCAATTATGTCTGGAGAAGCTTATGGTGACAAAAATAGAATACGTTTAAATGTAGGATGTCCACTATCAAAAGTTAAAATAGCTGTTGAAGGAATTAAAAGAGCTATTGAAAAAGTAAGGTAA
- a CDS encoding helix-turn-helix domain-containing protein gives MSLKRKELEVLKLINTGKTVDEILFQMETSERNLRYIIDNLNFYLKKILDKWIEKDRKKLLVHLSESELRRFYKVVYENYYILEQEERAEVILMTFLFVKDVRLSFIEEKLGITRATLKKDIDVLNESLKRYSLKLESEKNRFSIVGNEKKLRHLKSIKFLEYFDVEITPLDIDYIFQNVDRDLLSELKEVILNISKKFSVEFKEDFVKLMEIFLYVSFERVKEGHVIDRKVNYEFLVNTTHYEIARDSLEKYLDKELSYELVHITEYFISGGVTENIEELKESTEKYLDGLILALEKTFNGSLNYDELSSKLMGYLIPAIYRLKNNFSIKESGERDEIFTLVEKYSKDESYLPEKLTENEVFHIAKEIKTYMENEKNRVISLKTLLEIIENNSERVNKEKLIKELLEIYGTFIKKGV, from the coding sequence ATGAGTTTAAAAAGAAAAGAGTTAGAAGTTTTAAAACTTATAAATACTGGGAAAACAGTAGATGAGATTCTTTTTCAAATGGAAACAAGTGAAAGAAATTTAAGATATATAATTGATAATCTAAACTTTTATCTAAAAAAAATATTGGATAAATGGATAGAGAAGGATAGAAAAAAACTGTTAGTTCATCTAAGTGAGAGTGAACTAAGAAGATTTTATAAAGTGGTTTATGAAAACTACTATATATTAGAGCAAGAGGAAAGGGCAGAGGTTATACTTATGACCTTTCTTTTTGTGAAAGATGTAAGACTTAGTTTTATAGAGGAAAAGTTAGGAATAACAAGAGCTACTTTGAAAAAAGATATAGATGTTTTAAATGAAAGTTTGAAAAGATATAGTTTAAAGTTAGAATCAGAAAAAAATAGATTCTCTATAGTTGGAAATGAAAAAAAATTGAGACATTTGAAGTCTATAAAGTTTTTAGAATATTTTGATGTAGAGATAACACCTTTAGATATAGATTATATTTTTCAAAATGTAGATAGAGATTTGTTAAGTGAGTTAAAAGAGGTTATTTTAAATATCAGTAAGAAATTTTCTGTGGAGTTTAAAGAGGACTTTGTAAAACTTATGGAGATATTTTTATATGTTTCTTTTGAAAGAGTAAAAGAGGGACATGTTATAGATAGAAAGGTTAACTATGAGTTTTTAGTTAATACTACTCACTATGAAATAGCAAGAGATAGTTTGGAAAAATATTTAGATAAAGAGTTAAGTTATGAGTTAGTACATATAACAGAGTACTTTATTAGTGGTGGAGTAACTGAAAATATAGAGGAGCTAAAGGAAAGTACTGAAAAATATTTAGATGGATTAATTTTAGCACTGGAAAAAACTTTTAATGGATCTTTAAATTATGATGAGCTTAGTTCAAAACTTATGGGGTACTTAATCCCAGCTATATATAGACTAAAAAATAACTTTAGTATAAAAGAGAGTGGAGAGAGAGATGAAATCTTTACTTTAGTGGAAAAGTACTCTAAAGATGAAAGTTATCTTCCTGAAAAATTAACTGAAAATGAGGTTTTTCATATAGCTAAGGAGATTAAAACTTATATGGAGAACGAGAAAAATAGAGTTATAAGTTTGAAAACTCTTTTGGAAATTATAGAAAATAATAGTGAGAGAGTAAACAAAGAGAAGCTAATAAAAGAACTATTAGAAATTTATGGTACTTTTATAAAAAAGGGAGTTTAG
- a CDS encoding HTH domain-containing protein — protein sequence MAITICSKHLRVLNLLNFTEGNNLDFLENFLELSRANLNVYLKDLYSSIPDINKTNKIDLMIKEILNCNDLFSILKKQQVISKNERVFFLTLKLLVKGSLNLETLSKKLDVSRRTVNGDLTDIKKDLENFQLIIESHTGKGVFLTGENINRKRALSCYIYKYLIEEQYLPPIFIDYFHSLIHNSEIDTFLLKDIEKLLTLSNMDNFFCNRELLKAFYISFKYFDDLGNNYNNTFGNILKDFSIFNFYFSKLFSNDDLNSFYNILHHSLFKDIDFNEIPYFLNILKICTGSFPEEAIYFEDHLISWNAASKKILNRHLTSKEELALKKIILRVGFSSRQKHYIPVQEFLFFNLNIEKEIIHKCISLFTELKQYYWNLSFNDIVSVFFIMNCIKEDKKEVVVVYKDVPRYIVENLKDRLEYKYNIFIKDFVTMPLFENFKKNNSVKTVGVFTELNFDTNDFEVIKLDLNL from the coding sequence GTGGCAATTACAATTTGTTCAAAACATTTAAGAGTTTTAAATCTCTTAAATTTCACAGAGGGAAATAACTTGGATTTTTTAGAAAATTTTTTAGAGCTTTCAAGAGCAAATTTAAATGTATATCTTAAGGATCTTTATAGTTCTATTCCAGATATAAATAAAACAAATAAAATTGACTTGATGATTAAAGAGATTTTAAACTGTAATGATCTTTTTTCTATACTAAAAAAACAACAAGTAATTTCAAAAAATGAAAGAGTATTTTTTTTAACTTTAAAGCTTCTTGTAAAAGGTAGCCTTAATTTAGAAACTCTTTCTAAAAAACTAGATGTTTCTAGACGTACTGTTAATGGTGATTTAACTGATATTAAAAAGGATTTGGAAAACTTTCAATTAATTATTGAAAGTCACACTGGTAAGGGTGTATTTTTAACAGGGGAAAATATAAATAGAAAAAGAGCACTTTCATGTTACATATATAAGTATCTGATTGAAGAGCAGTATCTTCCACCAATTTTTATAGATTACTTTCACTCTTTAATCCATAATAGTGAAATTGATACTTTTTTATTAAAGGATATTGAAAAACTCTTAACACTTTCAAATATGGATAATTTTTTTTGTAATAGAGAGTTACTCAAAGCTTTTTATATTAGCTTTAAATACTTTGATGACTTAGGAAATAATTATAATAATACTTTTGGAAATATTTTAAAAGACTTTTCTATTTTTAATTTTTATTTTTCTAAACTTTTTTCAAATGATGATTTAAACTCATTTTATAATATTTTACACCATTCACTTTTCAAAGATATTGATTTTAATGAAATCCCATACTTTTTAAATATTTTAAAAATATGTACTGGAAGTTTCCCAGAAGAGGCCATATATTTCGAAGATCATCTTATCTCTTGGAATGCAGCTAGTAAAAAAATTTTGAATAGACATTTAACTTCTAAAGAAGAGTTAGCTCTAAAAAAGATTATTTTGAGAGTTGGGTTTTCTAGTAGACAAAAACACTATATTCCTGTTCAAGAGTTTTTATTTTTTAACCTGAATATTGAAAAAGAAATTATTCATAAATGTATCTCCCTTTTTACAGAATTAAAACAATACTATTGGAACTTATCTTTTAATGACATCGTTTCTGTTTTTTTTATAATGAACTGTATAAAAGAGGATAAAAAAGAAGTTGTAGTGGTGTATAAAGATGTCCCTAGATATATTGTTGAAAATCTAAAAGATAGATTAGAATATAAATATAACATTTTTATAAAAGACTTTGTTACTATGCCACTATTTGAAAATTTTAAAAAAAATAACTCTGTTAAAACCGTCGGAGTTTTCACAGAGTTAAATTTTGACACTAATGATTTTGAAGTTATAAAATTAGATCTTAATCTATAA
- a CDS encoding YveK family protein: MRRKEDFYEDDFYEDEEELDLMDLVFTLLRRWKLITLIAIPVFALGVFFAMTRPTVYKAEMTMMVSSGRNFSASSLDGGELSVNQKLATTYAEIAKSNAILKSVIKKYDLETSLKGLQNSVTISPVQDTELLQLTYKNGDPALAAAVVNEIGNEFMLKVREVMNFQNIKVVEPAEIPREALPKKRALIIAISFVLSIMMGCMAAFIVEFFFCKLRKPKDIEKILGTSMLGMVPDFNLSLVDGGKDGK, translated from the coding sequence ATGAGGAGAAAAGAGGATTTTTACGAGGATGACTTCTATGAAGATGAGGAAGAGTTAGATTTAATGGATCTTGTTTTTACACTTCTTAGAAGATGGAAGTTAATTACCTTGATAGCTATACCAGTTTTTGCACTAGGAGTTTTCTTTGCAATGACTAGACCAACTGTGTATAAAGCTGAGATGACAATGATGGTATCAAGTGGAAGAAATTTCAGTGCTAGCTCACTAGATGGTGGAGAGCTATCAGTAAATCAAAAGTTAGCCACAACTTATGCAGAGATAGCTAAGAGTAACGCTATTTTAAAAAGCGTTATTAAGAAATATGATTTAGAAACAAGTTTAAAGGGATTACAAAATAGTGTTACAATATCTCCAGTTCAAGATACAGAGCTACTTCAATTGACATATAAAAATGGAGATCCAGCTTTAGCCGCAGCTGTGGTAAATGAGATTGGAAATGAGTTTATGTTAAAAGTTCGTGAGGTTATGAACTTTCAAAATATAAAAGTTGTTGAACCAGCAGAGATTCCAAGAGAGGCATTGCCTAAAAAGCGTGCGTTAATAATTGCTATCTCATTTGTGCTTTCAATTATGATGGGATGTATGGCAGCATTTATAGTTGAGTTTTTCTTCTGTAAGTTACGTAAGCCAAAAGACATAGAGAAAATTTTAGGGACATCAATGCTTGGAATGGTTCCAGATTTCAATCTTTCTCTAGTAGATGGAGGTAAAGATGGAAAATAA
- a CDS encoding CpsD/CapB family tyrosine-protein kinase: protein MENKARRQLFFKDADNHEMNEALRVIRTNLHFLNEKEKARTVLVTSTTPKEGKSTIASNYAMSIAITGKKVLLIDCDIRRPRAHESFGVNFNRGLESVLSGECKVEDVILKDVEKNLDILPTRNVTHNVTELFLGDKMKGLLQDLKDKYNTVVLDTPPLIIASDAAILSKHCDGVVYVVAYDQVAKRELEFGKTMLNNAKANIYGFVVNKVDKNGLSYGNYGYYNNNYSYYKDYYTEEGEALAKAYKPQKGFKGFVEKLKRDYKRQLSGDQKGKRW, encoded by the coding sequence ATGGAAAATAAAGCAAGAAGACAGTTATTTTTTAAAGATGCTGATAATCATGAGATGAATGAGGCTCTTAGAGTTATTAGAACAAATTTACATTTTTTAAATGAGAAAGAGAAAGCAAGAACAGTACTTGTTACAAGCACTACACCTAAAGAGGGAAAAAGTACAATAGCTTCTAACTATGCAATGAGTATAGCTATCACAGGAAAAAAAGTTTTACTAATAGACTGTGATATCAGAAGACCAAGAGCTCACGAGAGCTTTGGAGTTAATTTTAATCGTGGGTTAGAATCAGTATTGTCAGGAGAATGTAAAGTTGAAGATGTTATTTTAAAGGATGTAGAGAAGAATTTAGACATTCTTCCTACTAGAAATGTGACACATAATGTAACAGAGCTTTTTTTAGGGGACAAAATGAAAGGATTGTTACAAGATTTAAAAGATAAATACAATACAGTAGTACTAGATACACCACCACTTATAATTGCAAGTGATGCAGCGATACTTTCAAAACATTGCGATGGAGTAGTGTATGTTGTAGCTTATGACCAAGTTGCTAAAAGAGAGTTAGAGTTTGGTAAAACTATGCTAAATAATGCAAAAGCAAATATATACGGATTTGTTGTAAATAAAGTTGATAAAAATGGTTTGTCATATGGAAACTATGGATATTACAACAATAACTATTCATACTATAAGGATTATTACACAGAAGAGGGAGAAGCGTTAGCAAAAGCGTATAAACCTCAAAAGGGATTTAAAGGGTTCGTTGAAAAACTAAAAAGAGACTACAAGAGACAGTTAAGTGGGGATCAAAAGGGGAAAAGATGGTAG
- a CDS encoding CpsB/CapC family capsule biosynthesis tyrosine phosphatase has product MVDIHTHLLFGVDDGPKTVEESIEMIKDGMKLGFNEFYLTSHYNKGRFCNENYDENYKILQKKCEELNLEVKLHKGNEVYLDENIDMVLKEKNFNLMWDKFILVEFSPLTSVPAGENLIKKVLVAGFHPILAHVERYTNFKGSDLMRLKKLGVKFQVNIGGEKPKHIVRLQKEKHIDFLGSDAHGVERRSYREIQKEAKGHEKKQPVNRVFNSFFRSIFTGAWIGGDS; this is encoded by the coding sequence ATGGTAGATATCCACACTCACTTGTTATTTGGAGTTGATGATGGACCTAAAACAGTAGAGGAATCTATTGAGATGATCAAGGATGGAATGAAGTTAGGATTTAATGAGTTCTATTTAACATCTCATTACAATAAAGGGAGATTCTGTAATGAAAACTATGATGAAAATTATAAGATTTTGCAGAAAAAGTGTGAAGAGTTAAATCTAGAAGTAAAACTCCATAAAGGGAATGAAGTTTATTTAGATGAAAATATAGATATGGTTTTAAAAGAAAAAAATTTTAATTTAATGTGGGATAAATTTATTTTAGTAGAATTTTCACCTTTGACATCAGTACCAGCGGGAGAAAATTTAATAAAAAAAGTTTTGGTAGCAGGATTTCACCCAATTTTAGCTCATGTGGAAAGATATACTAACTTTAAAGGTAGCGATTTAATGAGGTTAAAAAAACTTGGAGTTAAATTTCAGGTAAACATAGGGGGAGAGAAACCTAAACATATAGTTAGATTGCAAAAAGAGAAACATATTGATTTTTTAGGTAGTGACGCTCACGGAGTGGAGAGACGAAGTTATAGGGAAATTCAAAAGGAGGCTAAGGGGCATGAGAAAAAACAACCTGTTAACAGGGTTTTTAATTCTTTCTTTAGGAGCATATTCACAGGGGCTTGGATTGGAGGAGATTCTTAA
- a CDS encoding TolC family protein, translating to MRKNNLLTGFLILSLGAYSQGLGLEEILKRVESDNPEVKVKELDVKIKEKGKKKAFRNLILPPVTIQSENDWETAKNEGFGFEKIEATIPLFQGGKMMNTYKKSKSELELSKAEQRLAVYSWQEAGVNSYFAALNYKKQREITDLTITALQKQRNRLDGLYKENKMIPKSEVLKVEADIENNKAINFENAQKERASKETLMQLLGYDLDKAITLDEFNAADYLKSLGTIKKVEDPRNTTLGKAQNLMVDLAEYDLKIAKADLYPILYVKPSHKFKEENLDTHKYETVNEGRVEIGVRYTFAWGATLDSVDQSEYKLDQAKIKYDNNIAGIELDMRNKLGEIESLAGQSEAQKKRVELLRENLKIDNLRYDNELVTTFDYLNSVNQLRTAEEDFYKLQRGLVLAVIEYENLYK from the coding sequence ATGAGAAAAAACAACCTGTTAACAGGGTTTTTAATTCTTTCTTTAGGAGCATATTCACAGGGGCTTGGATTGGAGGAGATTCTTAAAAGAGTTGAAAGCGATAATCCTGAGGTTAAAGTTAAAGAGTTAGATGTAAAGATAAAAGAGAAGGGTAAAAAGAAAGCGTTTAGAAATTTAATTTTGCCACCAGTAACTATACAGAGTGAAAACGACTGGGAAACAGCTAAAAATGAGGGATTTGGATTTGAAAAGATAGAGGCTACAATACCTCTTTTCCAAGGTGGAAAGATGATGAACACCTATAAAAAATCTAAGAGTGAGTTAGAATTATCTAAAGCAGAACAAAGATTAGCAGTGTATTCTTGGCAGGAAGCTGGAGTAAACTCATATTTTGCAGCATTAAATTATAAAAAGCAGCGAGAGATAACAGATTTAACAATAACAGCGCTACAAAAACAGCGTAATAGACTTGATGGACTATATAAAGAGAATAAGATGATTCCAAAATCTGAAGTTTTAAAAGTTGAAGCGGATATTGAAAACAATAAAGCAATAAACTTTGAAAACGCTCAAAAAGAGAGAGCATCTAAGGAAACTTTAATGCAACTTCTTGGATATGATTTAGATAAGGCAATAACATTAGATGAGTTTAATGCAGCAGATTATCTAAAATCTCTTGGAACAATTAAAAAAGTTGAAGATCCAAGAAATACAACTTTAGGTAAAGCACAAAATTTAATGGTTGATTTAGCTGAATATGATCTGAAAATTGCAAAAGCTGATCTGTATCCAATACTGTATGTTAAGCCATCTCATAAGTTTAAAGAGGAAAATTTAGATACGCATAAGTATGAAACGGTAAACGAGGGAAGAGTTGAAATTGGAGTTAGATATACTTTTGCTTGGGGCGCAACTTTGGATTCAGTGGATCAAAGCGAATATAAGCTAGATCAAGCTAAGATAAAATATGACAATAACATCGCAGGGATAGAGTTAGACATGAGAAACAAACTTGGAGAGATAGAGTCTCTTGCAGGACAAAGTGAAGCTCAAAAGAAAAGAGTGGAACTACTTAGAGAAAACCTAAAAATTGATAACTTAAGATATGACAATGAGTTAGTTACAACTTTTGACTACTTAAACTCAGTAAATCAACTTAGAACAGCTGAAGAGGATTTCTATAAACTTCAAAGAGGATTAGTTTTAGCTGTAATTGAGTATGAGAATCTATATAAGTAG
- a CDS encoding efflux RND transporter periplasmic adaptor subunit, producing MNKKLMIGAVIATLALGGYLLVNKVTGKDVKVSKIEMGNLSSSILYAGMVAPGEVIPVYVEAPVLVESVMARVGQEVEPGDKLLTFSSKSVIENDKELRINQLDIKDIKLRIADLDGGSLKLELDNRKLEMRNLEEKIRGDERRLPVLTAETRTLKEKAEAYKKLLAADGVSSTEANKAVNEAEKKIVELEDLKTSLELNRQKFELSAVSFESLTRELQIEEAKLKSSLEKLQLMNEILVRRAEQLKKPLEAPVAGVITTIDVTEGSNAFSGQRLLAISPKGESIVKVEVPMYQASSVAPRQKAIVRSSSSGGDLCYDGVVSRVSSVARESVLGGKNDKVIEVEVKVAGANDLKPGFITDVEISSESSRSVATVSSFSVIEEGDRSYVYIVDEGRVRKTEVKIGAKTSTDYEVLNLPLGTEVVINPFKVSNGERVKAVI from the coding sequence ATGAATAAGAAATTAATGATTGGTGCTGTGATAGCAACCTTAGCTCTTGGAGGATATCTTCTAGTTAATAAAGTAACTGGAAAAGATGTTAAAGTTTCAAAAATTGAGATGGGAAATCTATCTAGCTCAATACTTTACGCAGGAATGGTTGCTCCTGGAGAGGTTATACCTGTATATGTTGAAGCTCCAGTACTAGTTGAATCAGTAATGGCAAGAGTGGGACAAGAAGTTGAACCAGGAGATAAACTACTGACTTTTAGTTCTAAGAGTGTTATTGAAAATGATAAAGAGTTAAGAATAAATCAGTTGGATATAAAAGATATAAAACTTCGAATAGCTGACCTTGATGGTGGATCACTAAAGTTAGAGTTAGATAACAGAAAACTTGAGATGAGAAACTTAGAGGAGAAGATAAGAGGAGATGAAAGAAGACTTCCAGTATTAACAGCGGAAACGAGAACTTTAAAAGAGAAAGCTGAAGCTTACAAAAAGCTACTAGCTGCTGATGGAGTTTCTAGTACAGAAGCGAACAAAGCTGTGAATGAAGCTGAGAAAAAAATAGTCGAACTAGAGGATTTGAAAACTAGTTTAGAGTTAAATAGACAAAAGTTTGAACTATCAGCTGTGAGTTTTGAAAGTTTAACAAGAGAGTTACAAATTGAGGAAGCGAAGTTAAAGTCAAGTTTAGAGAAGTTACAACTTATGAATGAGATTTTAGTTCGTCGTGCAGAGCAACTAAAAAAACCTCTCGAAGCACCAGTAGCTGGAGTTATTACAACAATAGATGTGACAGAGGGAAGTAACGCTTTTAGTGGACAGAGATTACTAGCTATTTCACCAAAGGGTGAGAGTATAGTAAAAGTTGAAGTTCCAATGTATCAGGCAAGTAGTGTTGCACCAAGACAAAAAGCCATAGTGAGAAGTTCATCATCAGGTGGAGATCTATGTTATGACGGTGTTGTATCTAGAGTTTCTAGTGTAGCTCGTGAAAGTGTTTTAGGTGGAAAAAACGATAAAGTTATAGAGGTTGAAGTAAAAGTTGCTGGAGCTAATGATTTAAAACCTGGATTTATAACTGACGTTGAGATAAGCAGCGAAAGTAGTCGTAGTGTAGCAACTGTATCATCTTTTTCTGTAATAGAAGAGGGAGATAGAAGTTATGTTTACATAGTGGATGAAGGAAGAGTTCGTAAAACTGAGGTAAAAATTGGAGCGAAAACTTCAACAGATTATGAAGTGCTTAACTTACCGCTAGGAACTGAGGTTGTAATAAATCCATTTAAAGTTAGTAACGGTGAAAGAGTAAAGGCTGTGATCTAA
- a CDS encoding ABC transporter permease, translated as MAFRFLKGNLERAAFPLMAVIVGAMSLVMTLSLGDGAKNIIDKDLSAIGGNRILVGGGSLSSKDLELMERMPFVEYGVFPEKRKLVGNTLYRGYSKKALKAMRLPSLKENEVVLDRNQFLDAEVGAEVELQTELGKRKFTIRDLYQEESPFETMKMGDRVIVSDETFERIFGRSNYNSLVVSFPQDEDGEEYIPVVLRELNRSRLLYNQVRVLETPAVYKKVERIKSFVGKSLFILSFISLIVGGAGILNLIASAVRERTSYIGILRTVGMGKKNLMEIFLIEAAVVITLGAVIGVILGVAVSYLAGNLLKIPPYFNFIKLVGALVLTMGVGLIFGVFPAKRAGELEIVEALKI; from the coding sequence ATGGCATTTAGGTTTTTAAAGGGAAATCTAGAAAGAGCAGCGTTTCCTTTGATGGCAGTTATAGTTGGAGCTATGTCTTTGGTTATGACTCTATCGCTGGGAGATGGAGCAAAAAATATTATAGATAAAGATCTATCTGCCATAGGAGGAAATAGGATTCTCGTAGGTGGTGGATCACTGAGTAGTAAAGATTTAGAGCTAATGGAAAGAATGCCTTTTGTAGAGTATGGAGTTTTCCCAGAAAAGAGAAAACTTGTAGGTAATACACTGTATAGAGGTTATAGTAAAAAAGCTTTAAAGGCTATGAGGCTACCAAGTCTTAAAGAGAATGAGGTAGTTTTAGATAGAAATCAGTTTTTAGACGCAGAAGTGGGGGCAGAAGTAGAGCTACAAACTGAGTTAGGAAAAAGGAAATTTACAATTAGGGATTTGTATCAAGAGGAGAGTCCATTTGAAACTATGAAAATGGGCGATAGAGTCATAGTTAGTGATGAAACTTTTGAAAGAATCTTTGGAAGGAGTAACTACAATAGCTTAGTAGTCTCCTTTCCACAAGATGAAGACGGGGAGGAATATATACCAGTTGTACTAAGAGAGCTTAACAGGTCTCGGTTGCTTTACAACCAGGTGCGTGTTTTAGAAACGCCAGCAGTCTATAAAAAAGTGGAGAGGATAAAAAGCTTTGTAGGAAAAAGTTTATTTATCCTCTCTTTTATTTCTTTAATTGTTGGTGGAGCTGGGATTTTAAATCTAATAGCTTCAGCGGTAAGAGAGAGAACATCATATATAGGGATACTGAGAACAGTGGGGATGGGTAAAAAAAATTTGATGGAAATATTTTTAATAGAGGCAGCAGTGGTGATAACTTTAGGAGCTGTTATAGGAGTAATCCTTGGAGTGGCGGTGTCGTACCTAGCTGGAAATTTACTAAAAATACCACCATATTTTAACTTTATAAAATTGGTAGGAGCATTAGTTCTTACAATGGGTGTTGGTCTAATATTTGGAGTTTTCCCAGCTAAAAGAGCAGGAGAGTTAGAGATAGTAGAGGCACTGAAAATTTAA